Proteins encoded together in one Peribacillus asahii window:
- the tagH gene encoding teichoic acids export ABC transporter ATP-binding subunit TagH, with amino-acid sequence MEKSVIVKNVTKKYKLYKKNSDKLLDLLLPKEYGEEYFALRNVSFEAEKGDVIGFVGINGSGKSTLSNIIAGIVPPTEGTVQVEGKSALIAVSSGLNNKLTGRDNIELKMLMLGFDKKQIQELEPEIIEFSELGKFIDQPVKSYSSGMKSRLGFSISVHIDPDVLIIDEALSVGDKNFAEKCLDKMNEFKAKGKTMFFISHSLGQMKKFCQKAVWLEYGELKAYGTIEEVMPQYEQFLKDYKAMSKKEQKKFREDKMKQRSQATV; translated from the coding sequence ATGGAAAAATCAGTTATCGTTAAAAATGTAACGAAAAAATATAAATTATATAAAAAGAACTCCGACAAGCTTTTGGATTTATTGCTGCCAAAAGAGTATGGGGAAGAGTATTTTGCGCTTAGAAATGTTAGTTTTGAGGCGGAAAAAGGCGATGTCATTGGGTTTGTCGGCATCAATGGTTCGGGTAAATCAACGCTTTCTAATATTATCGCGGGGATTGTCCCGCCCACAGAAGGTACGGTGCAGGTAGAAGGGAAATCGGCATTAATCGCAGTATCATCTGGGCTGAATAATAAATTGACAGGTCGCGATAATATTGAGTTAAAAATGCTCATGCTCGGCTTTGATAAAAAACAAATTCAAGAGCTGGAGCCAGAAATTATTGAGTTTTCAGAGCTTGGAAAATTCATCGACCAGCCGGTTAAATCCTATTCAAGCGGGATGAAGTCACGCCTAGGTTTTTCGATTTCAGTTCATATTGATCCAGATGTATTAATTATTGATGAAGCGTTGTCTGTTGGAGACAAGAACTTTGCTGAGAAGTGTTTAGATAAAATGAACGAGTTCAAAGCGAAAGGGAAGACGATGTTTTTCATTAGTCATTCACTTGGGCAAATGAAGAAATTTTGTCAAAAAGCGGTTTGGCTTGAATATGGTGAGCTAAAGGCATATGGAACGATTGAAGAAGTAATGCCGCAATACGAACAGTTTTTGAAAGACTATAAAGCCATGTCCAAAAAGGAACAAAAGAAATTCCGCGAAGATAAAATGAAACAACGTAGTCAAGCGACTGTTTAA
- a CDS encoding ABC transporter permease: protein MSAAWTVLKEQINHFYLVRRLSAYEMKSANSGNYLGVLWEIINPMIQIAIFWFVFGFGIFNREKVDGHDFLPWLMAGIVVWFFVNPATTQASKSIYSRLTMVSKMSFPMSVIPTYVIVAKLYQHFMLLGVIIVLLATTGYLPTVYIVQLPYYILATIILLVSFGLITSTLSTIIRDVNNMVAALMRILFYLTPILWVLDAKDHPLIVQIMKLNPLYYIVEGYRASLLGESWYFIGNWEYTLYFWFVVIVFFLIGSSLHVKFRDRFVDFK from the coding sequence ATGAGTGCAGCGTGGACTGTTTTAAAAGAACAAATTAATCATTTCTATTTAGTGAGGCGCTTGTCGGCTTATGAGATGAAAAGTGCCAATAGCGGCAACTATTTAGGGGTTTTATGGGAAATTATTAACCCAATGATTCAAATTGCGATTTTTTGGTTTGTATTTGGGTTTGGTATTTTTAATCGTGAAAAAGTGGATGGTCATGATTTTCTTCCTTGGTTAATGGCAGGGATTGTTGTGTGGTTTTTTGTGAATCCAGCAACGACACAAGCCTCGAAATCCATTTATTCGCGTTTAACAATGGTTTCGAAGATGAGCTTTCCAATGAGCGTTATACCGACTTATGTTATTGTTGCGAAGCTGTATCAACATTTTATGCTATTAGGTGTCATTATCGTTCTTCTAGCTACAACAGGCTATCTTCCTACAGTGTATATTGTTCAGCTTCCTTATTATATATTGGCTACGATTATTTTACTCGTTTCATTCGGGTTAATTACGTCAACGTTATCGACAATTATCCGTGACGTAAACAATATGGTAGCAGCTTTAATGCGAATTTTGTTTTATTTAACGCCAATTCTATGGGTATTGGATGCGAAAGACCATCCATTGATTGTTCAGATTATGAAGTTGAATCCGTTATATTATATCGTAGAAGGCTATCGCGCTTCACTGCTTGGAGAATCGTGGTATTTCATTGGAAACTGGGAATATACGCTTTATTTCTGGTTTGTTGTGATTGTTTTCTTCCTCATCGGTTCTTCATTACATGTGAAATTTAGAGATCGCTTTGTGGACTTCAAGTAA
- a CDS encoding WecB/TagA/CpsF family glycosyltransferase has translation MTEKFVEILTIPFIRTTKDVFVNRIIYPRLMNEQKTFVVTANPEIVEYANKHEEYKQIILSADYITPDGIGIIYASKWLKQPLEERITGYDMMHDLFELANLHELKVYMLGAEERVIEAAVEKVKQQYPHLRIVGHHHGYINIEDQELAKSIADLKPDIILTALGFPKQEQWVNMHKHLFEKGLFMGVGGSFDVLAEKVQRAPVIWQKVNLEWLYRLIQQPTRWQRMMVLPKFMLNVLKEKG, from the coding sequence ATGACAGAGAAGTTTGTAGAGATTTTAACGATTCCTTTTATTCGAACGACAAAAGATGTATTTGTTAATCGAATCATCTATCCTCGGCTTATGAACGAACAAAAAACCTTTGTAGTTACAGCAAATCCTGAAATTGTGGAATATGCGAATAAACATGAAGAATATAAGCAAATTATTTTGTCAGCAGATTATATTACACCGGATGGAATTGGAATTATTTATGCTTCGAAGTGGTTAAAGCAGCCGCTGGAAGAACGAATTACAGGCTACGATATGATGCATGATTTATTTGAACTGGCTAATCTGCATGAATTGAAAGTGTATATGCTTGGTGCTGAGGAAAGGGTCATTGAAGCGGCTGTAGAAAAGGTCAAACAGCAGTATCCACATTTAAGGATTGTTGGGCACCATCATGGTTATATTAATATTGAGGATCAGGAATTGGCCAAGTCGATTGCTGATCTGAAGCCAGACATTATTTTAACAGCACTCGGTTTTCCAAAACAGGAACAATGGGTGAATATGCATAAGCATCTATTTGAAAAAGGGCTGTTTATGGGAGTCGGCGGCAGTTTTGATGTGCTGGCTGAAAAAGTACAACGTGCACCTGTTATTTGGCAGAAAGTGAACCTAGAATGGCTATACCGTCTTATTCAACAGCCAACTCGATGGCAGCGTATGATGGTGTTACCAAAGTTTATGTTAAACGTCTTAAAAGAAAAAGGATAA